Sequence from the uncultured Bacteroides sp. genome:
CCCTCCAGTAAGTACCCGGAGCAGCGATAGTTGCATAAAAACGAGGTTCTCTACGTAAATGTAAAGCCAATACATCCTGATCCAAAGGAACTACCTGAGTATAAGCAGGGTCTTTTTCAACAGCAATTTGATAGCCGTTGCCATATTGCCACGTTTTATCTTCTTCAATAGGCAGTCCGTTAGCTGTATAGAATTTATTCACCATCTTCATGCTGGCACAAAGAGCTCCTGATGTTTGAGAATTGAAATAAGGATCGGTTGAGGAATTGCCTAATATAGGAAGCAGCTCAGTACAAAACGGAAAAAGATCCGTCAAAATAATACTTTCAGTTGAAGGGATCATATTAGATGTTTCCCAGATAGAGAGTTCAAGGTCACGCATTCTATTCAACATCGGAGTAGGTTGATTGTTTGTACCTTGCACCAGCTTATATCCACGAGATTCAAGAAAAGTAATAACCTCATCTGAATATTCGGCAGCTGCCCGCCATTTTTCTTTATCTTCCTGTTGTGGGAATAGCAACACACCGTCTCTGTTTTTCAGATTTCTATATTGTGGAACACCTCCGTTGAACAGTGGAGATGCCGCATATAAAAGTACTCTTGATTTCAATCCCATAGCGCCTTCCTTAGAGATGAGATACTGCATCTCAGCATTTTTATCCGTATAAAGCTGCAAATCAGGAATTGCTTCGTCAAGCAACTTCACCGTAGCTTTGAAACATTCGTCAACCGTGTTTCTGGGTTTTCTCATATTATCAAGAGATTCCCATACGTCGATATTATCTGGTACCAACACAAATGATCCATATCGTTTAATCATCTCAAAATAATAAAATGCTTTCAAGGCTTTCACCTCAGCCGTCCATTGTTCCAGTTCACCCGGCCTCAGGTTAGCTACATCACCAATCTTTGCAAGAAACGTATTGCACAAACGGATATACATATACTCATTATTGTAAGCCCATATATCGTTATATGGTTGCAATGCATTCTGTAAGCCATCAGCAATATAAAACATACTCATTACGCGGCCCTTACGAGCAAAGTCATTCCCTACATATTCATCAGCTCCCAAAATGGCAGGATTAAAATTCCAATGGGTCAACTGATAGGAATAGTTAACATACGCATCATTCATCCATTGCAAAGCACCAGTACGGGTCTGGAATATTTTATTTGTCGACAGGGTATCATTCTCTGGTACAATGTCAAGATAATTACATCCTGACATAAGGAGCACAGCACTGAACAACCCACATATTGTTTTAAAACTCTTCATAATCGTTTTTTTTTAGAAACTAATATTCACACCTACAGAAAAAGTACGCTGTATCGGATAGTTGAATCCGTTGCTACCTAACTCAACGTCCCACAGTTTGAACGAACTGATAAGGAACGGGTTGTCCACGCTGACATAAGGTTTAATACGTTGCATCCCCATTTTATGTGTCATTTTTACAGGAAGACTGTAAGCCAACATTATTTGTTGACAACGAAGGAATTGAACCGGACGCATAAAATAAGTAGAGTAACGTGTTGTCTCTTGTCCTGTTCTTGCCTCTTCGTTATTATGAGCAACGATGTTGTCGGTAGATAAACGAGGCCAGAATGGACTGGATTTCATATTTTCCGGTGTCCAGTGGTCTTTCCATATATTCGACAACAACGCATGGTCTTGTCCCAAAGGACCGGCAAATGGACTAAGGGCTGATGCATCCATAAATAATGAACGTTGACCGGATCCCTGGAAAGCACAATTAAATTCGAATCTTTTCCAGTAAACAAATGCACTGAAACCATATACTAAACGAGGAGTTGTAGGATAACCTATATATACGGCATCATCTACTGTAATTTTACCATCACCGTTTACATCACGATATTTAATGTCACCCGGCATCACATTTCCCGATTGTTTTGGTGAACGGTCTATTTCTTCCTGATTCTGGAATAGCCCTTCAGCTATATAACCTATCTGCTGAGACACATCGTGGCCTACACGGCGTTGCCAATCAGGTTTGTTTGATCCTTCTTCCAAATTCAGATAAGTGGCTTTGCTGTAAGTGAATGTTCCGTTCAGAATGAAATAAAAATCGTTGCTGAATGAATGCTGTATCTTGCCCGAGAAGTCAATACCACGTGAACGTCCTTTACCAATGTTAGCATAAGGATATAAGCCTAACCCCATACTAGCCGGAATAACCATTCGGTTAGAAAGAATATTGTGACGTGTTTCCTGATAAACATCTACCGTACAGTCTACCAACCCTTTGAACATGGCAAACTCAAGTCCAAAATTGGCCTGTTCTGCCACCTCCCATGTTATCGTTGGGTTGGCGTACGACTGGATATTATAACTTCCTCTTTGATTTTGAGTAATGTTTTCCAGATAAAGGTAACGGCCTACACTACCATAATTGCCAATCCCCTGAGGAGCCGATCCAATACCGTCATTTCCCACTTTACCGTAAGAAGCACGTAGTTTCAGGAATGAAAACAAATCAGAAGCTTTTTTCATGAAAGGCTCTTTAGAAATAACCCATGCACCACCAATAGCCGGGAAGAAACCAAAGCGGTTGTTTTTGGCAAAACGCTCAGATCCGTTGTATCCAAAACTACCCTCTAAATAATAACGTTCCTTAAAGCCATAAGAAAGACGCATTGAGGTACCCAGGTTACGGTGTTTAATTGCACCAAACAAATCACCGGCTGCAGAAGAAGCCTGCTGTTGCATATTAATCAATCCGGTATAAGTAAGGTTATGATCTCCCCAAACTCCATTGTAAAGCACGCGGAACTCACCACCCAACTGAGTGCTTCCATATATTTTTTTATTGGTGTTATCCATTCTCAAATCGGTTCTTCCTTCTTCCAATAATTCCAATGAATGTTGTCCAGTCTGCTGGTTATAGTCAATCAACCTATATTTGTAAGGACTGAT
This genomic interval carries:
- a CDS encoding RagB/SusD family nutrient uptake outer membrane protein; translated protein: MKSFKTICGLFSAVLLMSGCNYLDIVPENDTLSTNKIFQTRTGALQWMNDAYVNYSYQLTHWNFNPAILGADEYVGNDFARKGRVMSMFYIADGLQNALQPYNDIWAYNNEYMYIRLCNTFLAKIGDVANLRPGELEQWTAEVKALKAFYYFEMIKRYGSFVLVPDNIDVWESLDNMRKPRNTVDECFKATVKLLDEAIPDLQLYTDKNAEMQYLISKEGAMGLKSRVLLYAASPLFNGGVPQYRNLKNRDGVLLFPQQEDKEKWRAAAEYSDEVITFLESRGYKLVQGTNNQPTPMLNRMRDLELSIWETSNMIPSTESIILTDLFPFCTELLPILGNSSTDPYFNSQTSGALCASMKMVNKFYTANGLPIEEDKTWQYGNGYQIAVEKDPAYTQVVPLDQDVLALHLRREPRFYATIAAPGTYWRVGTNSSDNLLVDTRQGQLFGLKSNRLDPAIQQNITGYYVKKGLRSDCNMKDYLNNLRSKVGYGGVAMRLAEIYLNAAEAWNEYEGPNGAHHDKIFDRLNKIRERAGIPTVQDSWNTYGTNPEKYNAQVGLRDIIHRERTIELMYEGHRFWDVRRWGTALDEGFDKKPTGWKVTGKTWMEFYNNYQGPVEVWNKASFNPNRDYLWPIRSEEVNISGITQNPGW